TCGGCGGTGGCGGCTTGGAGGCCGATCTCGCGCAGCCTCGCCATGTCGGCGCCGGGTGGACGGCCGACCGGCTTGTCCCGCCCGGTGGTGGGCTCCTCGCCGACGTGGCCGGACAGTCCTGCTGTCGGGGTGTCCCGAGAGTAAATCGGTGGACCGCCGTTCTGTGCGGGGCCGGGGTCGTCCAGGGTGCCGCTCCACTCGTCGGGCAGGACTCCGGTGGCGGATGCCAGCGTCAGCATCGCGTTGTCGTCGCCGACCGGCGGTCGCGGCCCGGTGTCCTGCGCGCGGTCGGTGGCGGTGTATCCGTTGCCGGTCTCCTCGGCCATCCCGTCGCCCTGGGTGGGCTGGGTGATGGCAGGGGCGCGGTCGGCGGGTCCTGTGGTGGGTGGGTGGTGGAGGTGGCGTAGGAGGGTGGGGCCGACGGTGCCCCAGCCGAGGAGGAGGGTGGGGGCGACGGTGTCGAGGGCGGCGCGTCCCCAGTGGTGGGCGAGGAGTGGTTCGGCGGTGTTCAGGGCGAGGGTGAGCAGGCCGCACAGGTGCATCAGCCAGCGGGCGGAGCGGAGCTGGTCGGGGTGGGTGCCGGTGGTGGCGAGGTGGTGGAGGGCGACGAGGAGGCCGACGACGGATAGGTCGACCATGGGGGCGATGAGCGGGGCGACGGGGCGCGGGATGCCCAGGCGCAGGGCGAGGGACCACACGTTGCCGAAGGAGAAGGTGAAGGCGAGGGCGGCGATGACGGCCATCACCACGGTGGTGATGGTGCGGGCGAAGGCGCCGGAGCCGGTCGGCGGGGCGGTGGGCATGCGGGTGGGGTCCTTGCGGTGGCGGGTGTTGTGGGGTTGCCGTCTTTGCCGTCTTGCCGTTGCATCCGCAGGTCAGGGCGGTTACGGCAGGGGCGGGCGCGGCAGGCCGGTGGCGTCTTGGACGCGGTGCGGTGGCGTCCCGGTACGGGAGCTCTTCCGTCTTGGGACGGCTATCCGTCCCACTCGCAGGCCATCTGACCTGCGGTTTCGTGGCAGGGACGGCTGGGACGGCACAAGACGGGTGTCGTCGCCGTCCCGGGTCCGGCCCGGCGGGCGCTGGGAGGGTGCGCGGTGCCGGACCGGTGGCGGTGCGGGACGCTGTGCCGTCCTGTCCGGTGCTGCCGTCTTGGCGGCAGGCCGCCTGACCTGCGGTGTTACGGCAGGGACGGCAGGGACGGCAGTTTCGCGCAGGTCACCTTCTTGGGCCCGCGCCCACGCCCGCACCCGTGCCCGCCTCCGACCCGGGTGCGGTCGGGTGGACGGTGGGGCAGTAGCGCCGCCAGGCGTCGGTGAACTTGTGGCGCAGGTAGCCCTTGCGCTGGGTTCCGTCGCCGATGCGCACGTTGCCGGAGGAGATGCCGAACTCGCGGAGCATCGCGCCGAGCCCGCGCGCGTTCAGCCCGCCCCGCCCGGCCTCGGCCCAGGGGGCTTCCGGGTCGCCGTTGAGGGTGAACAGCAGCTGGTCGGTGGTGATGCTGTCCGGCTCGCCGGCGGCGTGGAAGATCCGGCGGATGTCGGCGAGGATCCGCGCGCCGCCGGGGCTGTCCTCCTCGGTCTGGACCTCGTCGTCGACCATGCGCCTGCACGCCTGGCGGGCCAGGCGGGGCCAGGGTCCTCCGGCGAGGTCGGCGATGATCACCAGGGGCTCCCAGGTGTCGGCCGCGCGGTCCTCGACCGGCATCGCGGGCTCCAGCAGCAGGGCCTGCTCGGCCAGGGGCGCGCTCCACTGGGCGATGCGGTCGCGGATGGCGTGCAGGGCGGGCCTGTCGCGCATCGTGCGGTAGGGCGCGACGCGCTCCCCTTCAGCGCGGCGGCGCATCCGGATCACGATGGAGCGGTCCATGATCGTGTCGGGGAGGTCGCCGATCCCGGCGATGGCCGCCATGGCGAAGGTGTGGAAGCGGCGCGGGGTGTGGTCGTTGCCGACCACTCGCAGCACGTACCGGTCGCGCTGGTGCCCGGCGTTCAGCAGGCCGCGCATCTCCTCGTTCTTCTCCGCCATCTTCGGGCTGCCGAAGATCGTGTCCGCCTCGTCCACCAGGAGCGTGGGCGGCTCTTCGGTGATGGAGCGGAAGACCGCGGCCGGGGTCGAGTTGACCGTGAGCACCGGCTGGTGCACCGTCTCGGTGAGGACGTCGAGCAGGCGGGACTTGCCGCAGCGCTTCGCCGGGCCGACCACTGCCAGGCGCGGCGCGTGCTGCCACGAGCCCTGCAGGTGGGTCGCCGCCACCCACAGCGTCGCGGCGTCCAGGGCCTCCTCCGAGGGCAGGATCACGAAGGTGGCGATCAGGGCCTTCAGTTGGGCGAGCAGGTCGGCACCCTCGGTCGCCTCGGTGTCCGGCAGCAGGTCGGTCCCGGACAGGGCGCCAGGCTCGGCCGGTGCCGCCTCCGGCTGTCCACAGGCTGTGGACGCCTCGGGCTGGAGGCCGGGCAGGTAGGCGCCGGGCTCGCCGGCCTTGGCGACGGGCGGCCAGTTCGTGGTGGCCGCTGTCGGGCCGGGGGCTGCGGTGGCGGGGCGGGAGGCAGTACTCTCGGTCATGGCGATTCCTCACTCGGCGGTTCCGGGGGGCAACCCGGTCCGCCGTAGCTCGACTGTCCTGGGATGGGCGGTGGCGAGGTTTCCGATCAGCCCCCGGTGTTCGTAGCGCCGGGGGCTTCGTGTTTTTTCTCGGGACACTTGGGCGCTCCGCACACCCGTGCAACCTCCTGGGGGTTGGGTTCTCCATGCTGACATGATCGAACGTAGTGCGACCCCTATCGCCCTGTCAAGCGAATGGAGCCTGAAAATCTCAACCTTTTTCCGCATAGTCGCTGATGAGTGTGATGTAACGGATTGGTAACTATGCACCCCAACCGCTTGACGGTTACACATGTCATGCCACTACCTTCTATCTATCGCCGCGTCGCGCCCATCCGTAATCGAAGGGAGGTTGGTATGGTCAACCCTATGGTGCATCGCTTCACGCCCCTGGAGGGCGAGGCCCTGGTGGCCCACAACCTGAAGGTCCTGCGCAAGGCCGCCCGTCTCTCCCAGGAGGACGTGGCTGAGCGCATGACCCGGCTCGGCTTCAAGTTCCACCAGACCCAGGTCGCCAAGATCGAGAACCTCACCCGCCCGGTCCGCTTCGACGAGGTCATCGGTCTCGCCAAGGCGCTCAGCGTTCCGGCGGCCAACTTCATGACCGAGGCCGTGGCCGGCCCCGACGAACCCGACTACGAGCTGCAGGAGGCCGGCTTCGCCCTCCAGGCCGCCCAGCTGGAGTGGAGAACCGCTCGCGACATCGAGCAGGGAGCCAAGGCCCGGATGGACGAAGCCCAGCGCCTCTACGACGAGGTCGCCGAGCGCCTCGAAGCGCAAGGCATCGCTACCACCGTCGACCAGCCGCTGTGGTACCCCGCCCCCAACTCGCCCGGGGACCCGCTCCGCAAGGAGCCGGACGCCGACCGGTAGGACCGCACCGATCCCCTCCGGGTGCTGCGGTGCCATCGGCCCATGGTCACCCATGCCCCGGCTCGCAACCTAGAACGGCCGACCCGGCCCGCCCGCCCAAGATCGTTCTTGGCCGCGAGCCGGAGCCGCCGTAACCTGCACCACCCGCTGCCCGACCCCCGGCGCTACGAACGCCGAGGACCGACAAGCAGCTGCACCCACCCACCGCCCATCCCAACAGTCGCCACGGCCGCGCGTTGCCCACGCGCCGCCGGGAGGAGTTCCATGCCCACCGCTGCCACCACGACCGTCATCGAGCGGAAGTGGCACACCACCGCCGAGGTCGCCGAGATGCTCGGCTTCGGCCTCTCCAAGACCAAGATGCTGGTCCTCTCCGGCCAGATCCGCTCCGTCGCCATCGGCCGCAACCGCCGCATCCTGCCCCTGTGGGTCGACGAATACGTCGCCCGCGTCGTCGCCACCGCCGAGGAGGTGGCCGCATGAGTGGCAAGCGCGGCAACGGCGAGGGGTCCATCTACCCCTACCGCAACGGCTTCGCGGCCTACGCCTGGGTGACCACGCCCACCGGCAAGCGCGACCGCAAGTACGTCTACGGCAAGACCCGGACCGAGGTCCACGACAAGTGGCTCAAGCTCCACACCGCGGCCAAGGCCGGCCCCGTGGCCACCAGCACGCCGACACTGGAGCAGTTCCTCGCCTTCTGGCTGAAGGAGGAGGTCGAGGTCAACCTCAAGCCGCTCACCGCCGCGACCTACGAGACGGCCGTGCGCCTCTACATCGGCCCGTTCCTCGGCGCCAAGCGGGTCGACAAGCTCAACGTCCGCGACGTGCGCGAGTGGCTGAACAAGCTCGCCACCACCTGCCAGTGCTGTGCCCAGGGGAAGGACGAGCGCCGCCCCGAGGAGCGACGGAAGTGCTGCGCGATCAGCAAGTGTTGCCGCCAGTACCTGTCCAAGCGTTCCGTCGCCGACGCCCGCACCGTGCTCCGCAGCGCGCTCACCTACGCGATCAGCGAGGAGATGATCGCCCGCAACGTCGCCCAACTCGTCAAGCTGGCCAAGCCCCGCCCCCGCAAGGTCATCCCGTGGTCGGTCGAGGAGGCCAGCCGGTTCCTCGAATCGGCCCGCGCCGACCGCGACCCCCTGTACGGCGCCTACGTGATGATCCTGGTGCTCGGCTTGCGTAAGGGCGAAGTCCTCGGGCTCCGGTGGTCGGACGTGATGCTGGACCGGGGAGAGGTCCTGATCCAGCAGCAGCTCCAGCGGGTCCGTCGCCGCCTGCTGCACTCCGAGGTCAAGACCGATGCCTCGGAGTCGGTGCTCCCGCTGCCGGACCTCTGCCGCACGGCCCTGGTGCTGCGGGAGAAGAGCCGGGATGCCCACAAGCTCGCCGCCCGCGACCTATGGACGGAGTCCGACCTGGTCTTCACCACCAAGTACGGCACCCCGGTCGAGCCGCGCAACTTCAACCGGCGGTTCGAGTTCCGCTGCCAGCAGGCCGGCGTGCGGCTGATCCGCGTCCACGACACCCGCAAGACCTGCGGCACGCTGCTGGCGGCCCTGGACGTGCACCCGCGCGTGGCGATGCAGATCCTCCGGCACTCGCAGTTCGCGGTGACCATGGAGATCTACACCCAGGTCCCCTCCGAGCAGACGCGCAACGCGCTCAGGAAGCTCGGCGAGACCCTCGACGTCGGGCGATCCGACGAGGCGGAAGGAGAGGGCGAGACGCCTCCGGCCTCCGCAGCCGATGATGGTCCGGAAGCGCCGGAGTAAGCGCAGGACATGGTGATCATCCGAGTGGCCCGGCCAGGTACCTTCGGCCGGGCCATCGGCGTTCACGGGACCGACGTCACAGGTACCCCTGCCTGACGCTCGCTGAGCGACGCGGCTGAAGCCTGGAGACGAGTGACAGGGCTCTGGCGGCGCCGCAGTCGTTTCTCTGCCGGGTCAGTGTGTGCGTGTCGTGTGCGCGCCCGCCCCGGCGGCCAGGCTCCGAGGATGGCCGCTGGGGCCGGGGCGGGCACGCACGGCGGTCACGTGTCGAGGTAAATGCTGTACCAGGGCCCCCCGGTTACGGTGCGGCTGTAGTTGACATTGGTCTGGTCACCGTTGCAGTCAGCTTCGGTGTACACCGCGGCGTCTTTGTTGGTGAAGTTGCTGAGCTTCTTCGCAGGCATCGCGAGGTTGATGCAGTTACCGCTC
This genomic interval from Kitasatospora gansuensis contains the following:
- a CDS encoding DUF2637 domain-containing protein, with the translated sequence MPTAPPTGSGAFARTITTVVMAVIAALAFTFSFGNVWSLALRLGIPRPVAPLIAPMVDLSVVGLLVALHHLATTGTHPDQLRSARWLMHLCGLLTLALNTAEPLLAHHWGRAALDTVAPTLLLGWGTVGPTLLRHLHHPPTTGPADRAPAITQPTQGDGMAEETGNGYTATDRAQDTGPRPPVGDDNAMLTLASATGVLPDEWSGTLDDPGPAQNGGPPIYSRDTPTAGLSGHVGEEPTTGRDKPVGRPPGADMARLREIGLQAATAEGKLTRAVVERAVRAAGLPLGSSRLTELMNDLRPRWNPEAGRPHPEAA
- a CDS encoding DUF3631 domain-containing protein — translated: MTESTASRPATAAPGPTAATTNWPPVAKAGEPGAYLPGLQPEASTACGQPEAAPAEPGALSGTDLLPDTEATEGADLLAQLKALIATFVILPSEEALDAATLWVAATHLQGSWQHAPRLAVVGPAKRCGKSRLLDVLTETVHQPVLTVNSTPAAVFRSITEEPPTLLVDEADTIFGSPKMAEKNEEMRGLLNAGHQRDRYVLRVVGNDHTPRRFHTFAMAAIAGIGDLPDTIMDRSIVIRMRRRAEGERVAPYRTMRDRPALHAIRDRIAQWSAPLAEQALLLEPAMPVEDRAADTWEPLVIIADLAGGPWPRLARQACRRMVDDEVQTEEDSPGGARILADIRRIFHAAGEPDSITTDQLLFTLNGDPEAPWAEAGRGGLNARGLGAMLREFGISSGNVRIGDGTQRKGYLRHKFTDAWRRYCPTVHPTAPGSEAGTGAGVGAGPRR
- a CDS encoding helix-turn-helix domain-containing protein, whose product is MVHRFTPLEGEALVAHNLKVLRKAARLSQEDVAERMTRLGFKFHQTQVAKIENLTRPVRFDEVIGLAKALSVPAANFMTEAVAGPDEPDYELQEAGFALQAAQLEWRTARDIEQGAKARMDEAQRLYDEVAERLEAQGIATTVDQPLWYPAPNSPGDPLRKEPDADR
- a CDS encoding excisionase family DNA-binding protein, with the protein product MPTAATTTVIERKWHTTAEVAEMLGFGLSKTKMLVLSGQIRSVAIGRNRRILPLWVDEYVARVVATAEEVAA
- a CDS encoding site-specific integrase; translated protein: MSGKRGNGEGSIYPYRNGFAAYAWVTTPTGKRDRKYVYGKTRTEVHDKWLKLHTAAKAGPVATSTPTLEQFLAFWLKEEVEVNLKPLTAATYETAVRLYIGPFLGAKRVDKLNVRDVREWLNKLATTCQCCAQGKDERRPEERRKCCAISKCCRQYLSKRSVADARTVLRSALTYAISEEMIARNVAQLVKLAKPRPRKVIPWSVEEASRFLESARADRDPLYGAYVMILVLGLRKGEVLGLRWSDVMLDRGEVLIQQQLQRVRRRLLHSEVKTDASESVLPLPDLCRTALVLREKSRDAHKLAARDLWTESDLVFTTKYGTPVEPRNFNRRFEFRCQQAGVRLIRVHDTRKTCGTLLAALDVHPRVAMQILRHSQFAVTMEIYTQVPSEQTRNALRKLGETLDVGRSDEAEGEGETPPASAADDGPEAPE